A region of the Epinephelus fuscoguttatus linkage group LG22, E.fuscoguttatus.final_Chr_v1 genome:
TGGAGCAAGGCCTCTCAGGGCTCTGTAAGTAATCAATAAAATCTTGAAAATTTTAAAAGCAACAGGTAACTGACTTTACAGATGCCAGAGAGCAAAGAATTGTAATCATCTAATCAACTGGTTATAAATGCATGAATAACAGTTTCCATTTGTTTGTTGGAAAGGAATGATCTGATCCTGGAGAGATTTCTGAGATGGTGGAAGTCGAATCGAATACTGAATTTACATGTTTGTCTAAACTGAGGgtttggtgtctgatgccgcaactcactgcccaagcaccggactTTGACAACCTCGAATTGAGAGCGGGTTGAAATTACACCAAGGTTTCTGCAATGTGAAGTTATTGAGTGGGACAGAGAACCAAGACTGTTCGATGTTTTAACATTTGCACTATGTTGTCCTATGAGCAATATCTCTGTCTTGTCAGCAATAAACTGCAGGAAATTTTGTAACATCCACTTGAGCAATTAAGAAAACCCAATAATTTACTGAAAATACACTATGCATTTTTGAAATAGAAACCCTACTTTAAGAGGCCtgcaatttaatttttgatGCAGCTGCTTGTAACTCTCGAAACCTCTGAAATTGTAAATCGATTCTCTACAGCTCAGGATGCCTCTGTGACTTTTGCCCAGTGCATGCTGCGATGATAGGATGGTCTCCTCATCATGCTGAAAAGTAATAAGCAGTTAGAGCCAGCGGATGTAGAGATACATGGGTTGCTGAACTCTAGCTAAACTAAAAACCACCCAGACCAGTGTTCTACAACCCTTGTCCTCATCCAGTGCTCAGAATCCTGCTGGCATTTGCTCTAACCATGTAATCAGGGACTATTTTACACCTGGGTTGCAAAATAGATGCAATTACATACATCTAAGTGCCAGATAGTACCAGCAGGGATCAGAGGATGCTGAGTTGAGTGAAAGCTACAAGCCATTTGAATCCACCAAGGTGAAGGACTAAAATGTAGCCTGTGCTTGATATTCTGCACAGGCTACATTGTCCCTTGGTGTTGTTCATTACTTACCACATTCCTGTTATCAGCACAAAGGAGGTAGGAATTGGAAACATGCTGGTCCATCCATCCCTTGCATATCAATGACCTGACTGAGTGATCCTGGAGCAAAGATGGACACACTGGCAAAATCCCAGGAGGACTTCCCCTTTGATGGTTGGCGCCATGGAAACATACAGCGATTTGTCTGTCACGGTGTCCTGTGTGGAAAGCTCATAATTACCAGTGCATTGTGATTAGACTGAAGTCTGGAATATAAGACAACAGACCTTACACTCACTTGTCTTTCAGCTAATGGGATTGACTCATCTTCCAAAATGAGAATtagattgatttttttctcccttttctttttgtcgGGTATTGAATTGGCCTCATTTGTGAGGATCCGCGAGAtcgaaaaagaaaaaaaaacagctgatagAGCTTCAAGCTCTCAGCTTACAACCTTGACAAAGTGATTAGTTGGAAGAATACTTTCATGTGGTATGAAAAACGCCATCTGCTACGTGCAAACACACatccaaacacaacacacagagtGGTAAACAGCCCCGAagcacacagaaagcattttagagAATACAGCTTCATGTCATAGTAATGGGGAACACTTAGGACTGAATGTGACCACAttaagtgaataaataaagcagCAGGCTAAATTTCGTATTCCAACACTGCACGGATAAACACTAGGTTGAAAAATGAGGGGGATTATGTAAACCCTTTGCACAGCTTAACGCTGTCTGAAATATTTTGCCTCAACAAGCAAATCCTAAAATGCTGCTCTTCTTTTACagtagaaaaaaaggagaaaaaaagcgTTGTTGTAAGCTGCAAACgtgtttgtttacttattttCACAACTCAATCTTCTTTTCTCTGGCACATATTTAATCTTTAGACCTTTCATAACAGTGGAATCCAGCAGAGGCTGTGGCTCTgttgaagaaaatgaaaaagacatGTTTCAGGTCACAGATGTTTAATTACAATGATGTTATCTCTAATTAAACCAAATCGTCTTTGCCGAGTCACCATTACCAGCACAATGCTGTGCTGTATTGGCAGGCTTGGCAATCTCTGCAGGGGTCATGAGCCTTCTGCTTGAAAGAATAATATCTAAACCTTCTAAACTGACAGGCAAAGTATATGGCCACAGATGTGTCTGTCGGATTTTAAGACTTCCGGGACGAATTAAAGTGGTCAAAGATATCACTCAAACACCATGTCTGGCATTTAAAGCTACAGCCCAGTCATGGGAATacagtgttggcattgtatatttctgcaattCACAGATCTGATATGTTACATCTGTAAGTtctatgtatcatatcaacatttctgaaCTGCAgcttacatgtatatgagctgagtttttCATCAGAAGGAGGAGGGGACGGCTGTCAGCAGCAGgccacaaacaacaaaagaggGTATTTTAAACAGCACATTGGGATATTTTCAGACATGTCCGTTGTGGCAAAACTGACCtttttccagccatgtttgttgcaacaaaactgaatattttaacaacatgttagcaggtatttttttaaaaaaaaattgggacaTTTTTAACTGTGTCTGTTGCGACAAAACCAGGTATATTTCCATCCATGTTTGTGGTGACCAAAATGGTTATTTTAAACAAAGACATGATTTTTTCTTAATCCTAaccaagttttttttgtgtttaaaacctaaccacacgttaccacagcactgtcacaacatcatatttaaaactgaaacgGAAAGAAACGTAAAGTTTCAGTATAtctaaatgtgcaaatgtatcatatgaaacatgcaaatgtaacatacccatggtttgcagaaatgtacaatgccaacattcatctcagctcagctcatcaccaccattaccaccaccagcatctagaCTCCATAGGGGGAGTTTCCTAATCTACTACATCTTTACCACCCTCCTAGAATATATGATATATGGGGTCTAATCACCAGACTTTTCACATACTAATacacatgtaaataaacattCTTTTCTCTCAAagtgagtctctcctgattgaaatggcTTTGTCACTACATGCAACACCTTTTACATTAGGCATAGTCCTTTGATCCACTGatgatttaaaaatgttgatacgTGCAGCTTTAATCTGTCATCTAGTGAACAGGTTTTGTCAATTTGCAGGTGAAAAGTTGTTTTAACACCTATTGCAATCCAGATATATAACAGATGTTTCTATGGCATTTTAATTAGGCTAAGTGACTTTCAGGTTCAGCAGGTGTGAAAGTGCCAGGAACACCTTTATATGCCCCTCTGCCATCTGCTTTTATAATCCAGCTTTCATACTCATAGCGGCTATAATTCGAGAGAGACTGTGTTTTGTAACTTCTAGACAAAACATCAAAGAGCTAAATGAACTAAAACTACTCCAGTCGTGTTTTCACAAAATGCTCTGAAACATCTGAGTTAGTGGTGCTGATGCTGCACGCTCTCCAACCGCaccttctccctctcctcctcctcctcctcctctccttctcacactccccctctctcatGTTATTGGTGTACTGGCTGGTGATGTGTTCCGTATTTACTCTGAGGGCAACCCCTCCCACAGCAGCATGCAACCCGACCTGCAGGTGAACAGTTCAGCTGCAGCTTCCTCTTCGCACTCCGGGCGGATCATTTGCGGAGCGGCGAAGTTGCCtgtaggtttttgttttgttttgttggtttttttttaaatttatttatttattttaggatTCATATACGGTCCTGCATCGCGTCCGGATGTTCGTGTGGATGTGGAGGCAGACGAGATTATGCCATGaatgagcagcagtgagggCGCAAAGGTGAGCTGTCTGCGgggttttttctgtttgttttggtgccATTAAAGTCGTAAAATCCCGGCTGTTTCCTCCGTGACTGAGCCAGATCATGTGTGGGCAAAGAGCAGGAGAGGACACAGTGGGCTCATACTGATAATACAGTATATGTAACACAGTCTATGACTTTTAGTAACCATTATGTCATGCTTTTACTTGTATAAACTTCACCAGGGCTGtaactaacagttattttcagtATTACTTAATATGCAAATTACTTTCGATTAATTTAATTGATTGGCTGATTGATTGTTTCAGCTAGAAAGAATCAAAACATAGACCtagaaatattaatattaaaaagGCTGCAGCCACAGAATGACTGGCATTTTTTTCTTAAGAACTGATTTCAATGATATTATTTTTGAATAATATTTTTGGTGTCatttcaaaatgaacactgcAATAGACTGtaatgcagacagacagacagaaggacagaatTAGAGGGACAACTGAATAAAGGTGACCAATGGAGGGGTGGATGGACCATCTATTTATCTCTCTATCTGTGTTTAATGGTCTCTCCAATTAAAGTGATATCAGTCTCTTGTAATATAAATGGTTAATACACCGAGAATATTATTCAAAACTGAATGCTCTTGCAATATTTATAGTATAATTACACAACTCTGGTATTcatctgttttcacagactgtTCTCACAATAATCATTTAAGATAAGCAGTAAAAAGTCCAGCAGAAATAATACTAAACCAAGTTAAATCGATTAATCGATAAGTCAATCAATTACCTGACAATGCTTTGATAATGGATTAATCATTTTACTTAGTTATTTAGTAAAAACACTAATTATTCTATGGTTACAGCTTCCTTAATGTGAGGATTTGGGCATTGTTCACCGTTCTCAGACTAGTGACATCTGGACGTCCAGACAaatggacagacggacagatagatagataggtttCACTTATTGGGAAAAATGAGGTATGAGTATGGATTGCCAGCATTATGAATTAAGTTACAATTGCTTCAGAAGTTACGAATTTAATGTTGGttactatttattttattttatttacatgcatGCAGTGCCTGTACCTGTGTTACATGCTCTCATATAGCCTGTGTGTTCTTTCTGTTAATCTTGCCACCCTTTTTGCTCTTTCTTCATGTTACTGAACTCTGTTTAGTGCCAGCAGCGCATTtagattattttaaaaaaaaatagtgaaaaaaaaagagattaatTTCCATGttccctcctcctttcttttctctgtgtgtctctcttcaGTTAACTATCAGAAGCTTGTAAACCTGACATGTGTATACCCAGTGAGACAGTAACCTGAGACCCCATCCCGAGGGAACAGCAGGATGCGTCCCATTGCCTCGAAGCTTTTAGCCAAGACCTGTGTTGGAGGCAGCCATTTGAACCCTGCAACTGCCGCCTTGCTGCTCTCCCTGTGTCTTGGCTTCCCTCCCTCTATGGCCACTTGCCCACCCTACTGCCTTTGTGCCAGTGATATAATTTCCTGCAGCGGGTGCAATCTGTCTGTTCTGCCCTCTGATCTCCCAGGCTATGCCACACGGTTGGACCTGAGCCACAATGCCCTCACTGTCCTGCCTGTGGACTGGATTTCCCGGCCGTTTGAACGCCTTGCTACTCTGATTCTCAGCCAAAACTCTGTTAACCAAATTGAAGTGAACGCCTTTACTGTGACGCCACATCTCCTCCACCTGGACCTTTCTTCTAACCAACTAACAGTGCTGAACTCGTCCATCTTCACTGGCTTGAAGGAACTGaaagagctgctgctgtttggcaACCAGATCATCCAGATTAACCCAGGGGCCTTCAATGATCTTCTCAGCCTGCAGAGGCTCTACCTTTCTGGGAATAGACTGACGGCTTTCCCCATGGGGCTTTATTGGGAACCTGGAGGGCCTCGTAATCTGACCTTTCTCGATCTGTCATACAACAAGCTCTCCAAAGTGCCCATCCAGAGCTTGCTGTCTCTCACCCGGCAAGGTGGAATTTATTTGCAGGAAAACCCTTTGGCCTGTGACTGCGCTTTAATCGCCTTGCTGGAGTACTGGATGTGGAAACAGTATCGCCCCCTGGTGGACTTCCGTAGTGAATACCCATGTAGAGACAATTTGGAACCAACGTCTGAATGTAGCCAGCGAGTAGTGTCAAATATGCCGCTTGAGGCACAGACATACCAAGTAGAGCCTGGTAAATGGCTAAGAGTGCCATGTCCAGGGTTGGCATCCCAAGCCCAGGAGGAGCAGGGGGTGTTCTGGGTCACCCCAAAGACTGTGGTGAATTCATCAACCAATGATTCGAGTGCCCACCTAACAGTTTCCTCCAATGGCACTCTTGAAATCAGAGGAGCGCTGATAGAGGATTCTGGTATGTATGGGTGCGTGGCAGCCCGCGGTCGCCAATATGACCCCAGAGAGTCTGTGGAGGTCAATGTGGTTGTTGGAAACTTAAGCACTGCCCCCGCCAGTGGCTTGCCACACAGCAGCGGTGCCGAGCATTTCAACACAGCGTTCACCACCCTGGCTTCCTGTGTGGTCAGCATCATACTGGTGCTGCTCTACCTCTACCTCACTCCCTGCAGATGCCGCGAAAACCGAGGATCGAGAGGGTGCGGCGGACGAGCCATTACCCTCTGTTCAGACCCCAGAGAGGTAGAGTCGGGTCAGCGGCGGTCAAACGGAAAGAGGGTGGCTTTCTTAGAGCCTCAGGCAGAGGACTCTGATATTGGCGGTCCAAAAACACCAGCAATGAATTTAGGTCACGTTACCACTGAGGGAATTCTCAAGAATGGAAGTAGGACAGTAGGACAGACCTTCACGGACCCTGCTCACATGGCATAGCAAGGAAATGACCTTTTACAAATTCCTGTATTCTAACAGCCTAAAcccaagtgttttgttttcactgtctcGTTTCAGTACACAATGAGAAAATCCATTTGATGTGAACTAGTGTGCTATGATTCTGTTAAGTAGTTATGCACTGTAGGTTTTGGGTGTTTGGtctgatgcagaaaatgcagtCCTTTTGTAGGCAGCATTTCAATTATGTCTCGACTGTAAGTGGTGTCTGTTTTTTACATTAAGAGTTCATATTTCACTGTTACCACGAGAAATTGTTATTGCAAAGATCACAAAGATCATATAAACGTGGGTGGTGTTTTAAATTGGACTGAGAGGAATATTCACACTGGATTTGATAGGATGCTAGAGGCATTCATGGTCATTCTACAGTATGTGCATTGTGAATACTGACATCACAGTGACCCCTGTTATTTTTAACCACCTGTCTTGTACTGTGCAGCGTTATCATTTTCAAAACATGTCAGTACTATGTGTGAAATTATCTGTACACGCCCTCTTCAAATTGTGTAAATCAAACATAACCCTGTGAATGTTCTTTTCTCAAAAGCAGAGCAATACTACAACGTGTGACATAGAGTAGCCTGTTGTGTTGCTTTTAGGTGGAAACCTACAAAATGTTTACTTTGCCCTTAGAAATGCAGATTTGTGTTTACTCTGACAAAACTGCATTCAGAGAACTTAAATGTAATTCTCTTAAAAAAAAGGGTCATTTATTAAAATTGCAAATGcacttttttcttccttttaccCACACTTTTTATAAATtgaaatttaagtttttttccAAAGACTTTCCAGGGCCAATTCCCTAAAATTCAAGGACCCAGCATGGCTTCGTTTGAGAAACAGATCAGAGGTAATTCCTGTTATAACAGTGAGAATTTTTATATTAAGACCTATAACCGATTTCACAGAGGCTCACACACAACAGTTAAAAATAGCCCATTTACTAATGTAACATAAAACAAGTATTAGTTGCTTAGGTTTTAAGATTTCAGTCTGTCTCCACTTCGATacaatggaggtgaatggaaTTTTGTTTGAGTTGTCCAAAGCACTGAAAAttctaattaaagctgcattaaccaacacttttttttaaccagctaACAATGAGTCAAATGACTTTTTGTAATCTGAAAAGGGTTACTTGAAGTGAGGGACAAACTCATAACTATAACCCACTTTGTGCTGTTCGTCTCCAGGATGTGGTGTAGGCAGTTGAGCACTAATAAAACTATTGTACACTAGCTGCTCAACACCATATGGCAAAGCATTTGGCAGTTAAAACCCAGATATTTCTTGGaggaaaaatgaagctaaaaggagagtgaacaTTTTAGTTTAGTATATATACTAGTAGAAACCTAACCTAAATGAATGCTAGCGGTGCTTTGTGTTTGCTGCATGTACGTAGGCAACAGTTTGCTATCACATTTGGCATGTTAACTTTATCAGATAATATCACTATtgttgtttacagcttgtttcacTGCCCTCAGCTGGCTCAACAAATCTAGTAATAATGCTTTAAAACATAGAATTCAGATCATGATACATTGTCTGGCAaaagccatagactgtataaagtaATGGTCGAagccaccatgacatcaaccattagtttgtggactcTGTGCTAgttgctagcttggttagcatggtgcatttacagctatggtgtATTGTGATAATACTAATCTTATTGCTAATTTTTACTAGCAGAAGACATGATggaaacaattaaaacaaaatggaaggtacttattggaaaaactgaacatctgactGTTTATAGGTTCTTTACGTACAATCAGATACTGTACAAGACTTTTAAAGCAACCAAAATGTTACTATTAATTTTCATTaactaaaaaacactgaaatagcaacagctatCACTACCTGTCCTCTGTGAATCAAGGATTACGCcattgtagcaacctgtcaaaGGATGGCactcacctgtcactcaaagcagccacgccctaataacatttaaacaggtgagttatacaAAAATTCAGCCCCGTACACTTGTCATGACtggggaaattagctacagagaccaaactTGATTTTTGGtgtcagactgtaaacatgtttatttgtgctgttaagttgggcattttaacatggaggtctactGGGATTGATTCTGTCTCAGAGCCGGACTCTAGTGGCCATTAGTGGAACTGCAGTTCTTGTCATTTTGCGATAGCTTTGTGTTTCAGCCATGGAGGCTGCTGCTTGGCTATAACAGTAGACGATATTCTTGCTGCTGTTGGCCGTGCGTGTTGTGGATTATCAAGGATAACATGGGCACATGTTGCTATTGAAATTTTTGATGccatttttcagtgctgtgagaCCACATATAAAATTTCATTGAACTTCATTGTATTGGGGTGAATTAAAATCTGTATGGCTAGATACCACTTGACTACACTGATCATTTAATCCAATAGATGAACATGAAATATCATGCCCATATCAGGTGTGAGGTattcacatggcagcaactacTGTACTGTTTAACTAATGTAATTTGAGAACTATATCAAAATAGTAATATCTGTTGAAAATTAAGTCCACAGTTCCATAGAGTTGTCACAGTTCCTGTCTAGACCAGCCCACCTGGAGCTGGTTTGGATTGACCCTCAAGCAGGCTGGACATTTGTCAACCTGATGTCTGTCCATCTTGTCAAAAATTGACTTCTCTGCTCACCCTCGTTACACTGACCTACAACTTTACAAATGGCAGATTCACACAGGAATTGATCTTAATCAGTTCAGACAGGAGGAGAGTTTGGGCTTGGAGATGAGGCCCCAGTCAGGCCATATTAGTATCACAGAAACCCGAAAAGGGTTTGCCAGCTTGCCCCAAGCCCACCATGACCCACATTCCTCTGTCCTTCCTTTGTCTGATTGTTTTTTAGGTGTGTGGAATCATTTTCAAGGTGCCAGGAGGCTTGTTAAAGTTTCCTTGGCCACACACGTCCATGCTACCACTGTCTGAATATTAACTTCTTAcgtgtttctgttctgttaaAAGGGTGACTTTAGAGAAGAGCAATGGAGAGCAAGCCTTGTCACAACTACAGTGACTGATATTTGCAggtatgaaataaaatgtttcaatTTGGAGGTTGACTGTGTTCTTTTATCCTTACAAGTGAATGTAGCAGTAATACTCACATGTGACTTGTGTAGTATCTGTTTTCATCATGTTTGGCTCCTCTCTGGGGATCTGGTCAAATCTTTTTTGGTATTACTCTGAGCTAAAATGAAAAGAGGCAGTTTGGgtgaaaaatgaaaagtagTGTTACATCAGAAGGATTTAAGGATGACGAATAACCTCTTAGTGAGTCAACAAATCGCATTTTCAAAAATCCTCTTACAAGCCTTTTGGATGGCTagtgaaaaaaaagcaaaaccttttaaaacctttttcttGTGCACTTGTCGGTCAGTACTTTTCCAAGTGGAAAGACATTTTATATGGACGGACACTAATTTAAGAGTGTGGTAATGACGGGGAGGACACGAGAGGACCCTTAAAACAGCTTTATGCTTTCTGAGGCAACAGGCCAGTGGTAGGTGTTGAATACAGTCTTAAGGTAGTGATGGATCCCAATGGGACTAATTTAAGTGTCCCTGGCCCTCACACAGTGACAAGGTGCTTTTCACAGGTCAAGATAGTGACATTTGGAATGTTGCAGGTGTTGTCAGTACAGTAGAGAGAACTAGCCGCTCATTTCCCCTTTACATTTAGCAGCTAAGTGGTCACGTAACTGAATAATATCATTGTAATGATGATGACTGCAACAATTTATATTATTTGTAGAAGAATGATATCATTCCAATCCAACCCTAGCCCTAATTTTACGTcctgcattttgttttgttttttattggtttattggAGGTGCTCTACTGATACTACACAAATAAACCCCAATTATTTAAAGGTGAGCTTAAATTCAACACAATTCTGACAGAAAGCTTGCATTACAAACTGGGTACACTGAAAGAAAGACGGAAAAGCGGACAGTCATAGAAAGAGGGGAGGGTTGGCATTGTTAAAGTACAGGACTAAGCACTTTTTCAGTCAATCTCTCCCGAAAGGCAAtcatagggctctagtttcccagcgtggcgcagggtggcgaaccctgcgcagagctagtttcgagcagcgcaacccgaggcgcgctcggtttggtagtttggcagaccgaggtccgctgagatgggtgtggcggcgcagcagggggaggtgtcgacagatccagcttggcgcagtgacagtttcgtgccaaaaggcttcgtcGAAGATGCAtgaaaagctcgccagctgaaaccaggtctactgtcagcgcaggcggagcgcagccggtgtaagccgaagtttggctgaccagcagacagtgcacacacgtcaccaaaacctcacaggcaggtttccagaatgtcaggcacattaatgatgcaataaatacccaaaaaaacactattcaatgcaactatctgcaatcagcacataaatgtatctccaTATCGACTGTcttgtcacatctgatgtcagatcaaagagGACTGGcaaacaaacagccacagcatcagatagggagtatatattcagcatctgtcatcttataaaagtcaaaagaaaagaaacagagtgagactgcgaaagagaaagagagagcgcatgcgcacgagagaaacgcaacattgatttacaattgtggtgacctcctcccaggctacctttacatcatcagcccgtggaggtctgctcacagttccgtatattcggacaatgcgagcttggacctcccggacctcctgggagaagtttggccgtctgacgctgctgctctcttctgccatggcaaattgagtaaactctaattacgccttcgcgcagcgcatttaagggcgaggagaggggttgtgtaaaacccactccacgccttctctcctccctctttccgacttgcgcaggtaggagggacggaggtgggaaagaggagtagctgcgccagcgcgtatggtgtgccaaacttgcaaaatccgcgttgcgcccccgcctcgcccggtctgcgaaactagaggccatagAGTTGCACTCAGTTGTTCACTTGAAATGTGACGCTAATAGGTGTGTGAAGGAtccaaaaaagagagagaagttcAAACCCTGCTTACTCTCTCACCCCTGCCTAAACAGTCACTGCAGTAAATTCAATCAGTACAGACTTCCTgagaaatgaacaaatacaaTGAATTGACATATAATATAAGGGGGTAGTGAGACCAAGCATGGTAAAGGATTCCTCCCTGAtggagtctagacactggtATTGGTGATGGGATGAAGGGAATGCTGAGATCTGTATGAATGTGAAGAGAAGCAGCCTTTTGGTGAGCTCAGTACTGGGTGCTGGTAATGATGAGACTGGAGGTGAAAGGGGTGAAGGAGGGACACGCCACTTTGCACTGAAATGAGAGGagggtggagagagagaaatgtgaatgaatGTGTAGCATAAAGATAGTCTTCCTGAATGAACTAACACTTAATTTCGCTTGGTGTTCATATTGCACTGTCAGTTTCATAAAATTACAGAAATTATTTGAAGTATCCACAGGTACCACGGGTACGATGCTGGAAAGGTGGGGGGAAGAGGGGTTCCAAAGCTATTTGACCATCCAACAACCAATTCTGAGGGATAATAGGGGCCAAGCCCCAAGGTAGTGCTGGGGCTCTGACGCCagttttcatagtggccaaccAGTGGAATTACTTGGTCATATTCCCAGCATCTTCTCTTCGTCGCAGCAAAATCCACTCCTTTGGGTTGGATGTCTTTAAGCCATCTGGCAGCATCCATCACCCTTTGACAGTCACTGAAGTTGTGGAGCTGTGCTATCATGGCACAGGGGAACCTAGACATCTGAGGACCTGGATCGCTTAATGCAGCTGCCTTTAGTTTCTAGTTGTAGAAGCTGAGGTATCCAGGACAGAGAGCAGATGCTGTTCAGTATTGGCTGATGCGTTTTCCACTGCTTGGATATTGCTCCTCCTTGCTAACTCCACGAGAGACATCTTTTAAACTCTGAGATACTCTCGGTCCATGTCATGTAACATCTTCCCTAATTTTTCGTTCATCATAGCAGCTATATTCGGCATCATTACCTCAAGAGCTTTTGACAAACTCGGGTCAACTTCCAAGCTAGCCGTGTCAGCTGCTAGCATAACATTGTTATCTTGAGGAAGGGCTGCTGGTGACCCTTTCTTTTAAGAAAGTTGTTTAGCATTTTGCCCACAGGTTTTCTCCAAAACTGATCCAAGGACACTTCCTAAAGTAAATACTCCACTCTGCTTTATATTTATCGCCAGCAAGGATAATAAAAGCAATATTGCAGGATAGCGTGCCAGAGCTCCTACAAAACATAACTACACAGCTATGCTATGCTATATCCGTCATGTGATGCCCTGTGGCACAATTTTTTTAATCCTCATTCATGTTCGCAGAGCACTGAACTGGAAGTAGCT
Encoded here:
- the LOC125883160 gene encoding amphoterin-induced protein 2-like produces the protein MRPIASKLLAKTCVGGSHLNPATAALLLSLCLGFPPSMATCPPYCLCASDIISCSGCNLSVLPSDLPGYATRLDLSHNALTVLPVDWISRPFERLATLILSQNSVNQIEVNAFTVTPHLLHLDLSSNQLTVLNSSIFTGLKELKELLLFGNQIIQINPGAFNDLLSLQRLYLSGNRLTAFPMGLYWEPGGPRNLTFLDLSYNKLSKVPIQSLLSLTRQGGIYLQENPLACDCALIALLEYWMWKQYRPLVDFRSEYPCRDNLEPTSECSQRVVSNMPLEAQTYQVEPGKWLRVPCPGLASQAQEEQGVFWVTPKTVVNSSTNDSSAHLTVSSNGTLEIRGALIEDSGMYGCVAARGRQYDPRESVEVNVVVGNLSTAPASGLPHSSGAEHFNTAFTTLASCVVSIILVLLYLYLTPCRCRENRGSRGCGGRAITLCSDPREVESGQRRSNGKRVAFLEPQAEDSDIGGPKTPAMNLGHVTTEGILKNGSRTVGQTFTDPAHMA